From Colias croceus chromosome Z, ilColCroc2.1:
tataaaagtcgCAAATTATAGGCTTTTTTCAATAGAAGCAGATAgaagatttttgaaaaatttaagcaaaataataattttggaaaactgtttatttataaataataaatgaataaccTTAATCATCATTAGGAAACATCAGATGCAATGTATGATAAAGTTAATTACCCTTGTAGTCAACAGGTTTGCGCCTGCGCTTGGAAGTTGGCTTCCAAGTATCGGGGACATCTTCAGGCTCAATGGGTTTCTCTACTGCCTTTTTTTGGCCACGTTTAGCTTTTGTAGGATTAGCTTCTGGCTCTACTTCCATTTCTTCATCATCTTTTGCATCtgctaaaatttaaaatgaaatattttcataaattaaaaaataagcagtcaAGATCTAAGATGTCAAAATGACTTACAATGACGTGTGgtaaatgaaaacaatttataatatgtaaaacatgtttttgttttataatgaattattttacttcataataacttttatgaaaaaaaaacccatatataataataatcccAAATTAGTAATTTCACCTAGAATCATAAATAGCCATTAAACCTTAACCTACCTTTCCCATTTCTCTTTTCTTCTGGAGCATCATCAACTTGCTCTTCTTTGGCTTGGGCTTTCTTTCCATCTTTTTTACCCTTTTTGGGTTCATTATCAACTTTAGCATCACCTTCACCCTTCTCATCAGTCTTACTGTCAATAGATTGAGTCTCAGCAATCTCTTCATTAGTTTCTGACACCTTGTCTGCAGCTTCTTTGGCCAACTTTTCTGCCTCCAATGCTGCCTTCTCAGCTTTTGTTGGAGCCTTTTTCCTTCCTTTAGTTGCAGGTTTTTCAGCTGGCTCAGGTTTAGGCTCTTCTTCGTTATCAGACTTTTCTTCAGATTCTGCTTTAGGTTGTACTTTGCGGCCTCTGCCCCTTCCTTTAGGTTTTTCCTCTGTTTCTTTCTTAGCTGGTTGACTTTCAGTACTTTCTTCTTTGATCACTTTTTTAGCACGAGtgttatcttttttttctgtatgGGGTTTTGATTCTGAAACTTCTTTTTTAACAGCCTTGTTGCGTCCCTTAGTGGCTTTGGGTGGGACCTCTTCTGCATGTCCATTAGTGTCTGCATTTTCATCATTATGTTCATTTTCTTCTCCAGGAGTACCAGCCTCTTCAGCAGAGTTGACAGCATTAATAATAGGTTTCTCTTCAACTGGTGTAGCATTTTTCTTCCCTCTTCCTTTCTTGGCAGGTGGTGCAGCCTCTTCATTCACACCATTGGCTTTCTCTTCATCATTATTATCCAATTTCTTACCACGttttgactttttttcaataatttcaattttctcATCTTCTTGTAGCTCAGGTTCTACTACTGTTTTTGCTTTACCTCTGTCTTTCTTAGGTGCTTCATTGTCTGTAACTTTAACATCAGCAGCTTTCTGGAAAATAGTAGAAGAAAaacatattacaattttaacattaacatATTTCATATCCCCTAATTGTACCAAAAATGTATATGTCATATACAATTAAGCTAATGAGTAATGACAGTATGAGAATATAGATTGTACATATAAGATAGCAACTTATTATAATGCattacattcttattacactTATTAGTAGTAGCTAGTAGTAGTATTCgaaatatctttataatttatttcacagaaacaaaagaaacaaataaaaacgcGCTAATGAACGTCtaatgcccggttcctatatgcccggttcctatattcaacggatcgtcatagtatcaaagctactatccgtttttctagaactaactacgagtcgttattaccgttccacaattttatttcttgacgtgctatcgacggacatccgttggtcataaaaataccgagccctcttcactcacagatgtgcgtttcgttataagccaaattgaaattaaaataacacaaaattcaggacaaaataagttaaatatacagccgaattataaactttaagaataaagtttcttattaataaagaactaatactaaagaactatatatttgtagacatctgcgtgataattttccttctaaacaacctaatgcgttacacagaaagcaaaaacggaacgtttttctcgcgcacgcgtgcattgcttgtcagttgtcaaattattgtcattcattgttgatggatgattcattgtcaagttttataaataaagaatataacaatacaatgaccac
This genomic window contains:
- the LOC123705183 gene encoding enolase-phosphatase E1-like isoform X2 translates to MTYTFLVQLGDMKYVNVKIVICFSSTIFQKAADVKVTDNEAPKKDRGKAKTVVEPELQEDEKIEIIEKKSKRGKKLDNNDEEKANGVNEEAAPPAKKGRGKKNATPVEEKPIINAVNSAEEAGTPGEENEHNDENADTNGHAEEVPPKATKGRNKAVKKEVSESKPHTEKKDNTRAKKVIKEESTESQPAKKETEEKPKGRGRGRKVQPKAESEEKSDNEEEPKPEPAEKPATKGRKKAPTKAEKAALEAEKLAKEAADKVSETNEEIAETQSIDSKTDEKGEGDAKVDNEPKKGKKDGKKAQAKEEQVDDAPEEKRNGKDAKDDEEMEVEPEANPTKAKRGQKKAVEKPIEPEDVPDTWKPTSKRRRKPVDYKGN
- the LOC123705183 gene encoding recombination repair protein 1-like isoform X1 — protein: MTYTFLVQLGDMKYVNVKIVICFSSTIFQKAADVKVTDNEAPKKDRGKAKTVVEPELQEDEKIEIIEKKSKRGKKLDNNDEEKANGVNEEAAPPAKKGRGKKNATPVEEKPIINAVNSAEEAGTPGEENEHNDENADTNGHAEEVPPKATKGRNKAVKKEVSESKPHTEKKDNTRAKKVIKEESTESQPAKKETEEKPKGRGRGRKVQPKAESEEKSDNEEEPKPEPAEKPATKGRKKAPTKAEKAALEAEKLAKEAADKVSETNEEIAETQSIDSKTDEKGEGDAKVDNEPKKGKKDGKKAQAKEEQVDDAPEEKRNGKADAKDDEEMEVEPEANPTKAKRGQKKAVEKPIEPEDVPDTWKPTSKRRRKPVDYKGN